The DNA segment CGCCCGTGGCGCGTGCGCACCCGCCCGCCCTCGATGTACAACCTGCAGGTGCTGAAGAAGATCGCGCTCGGCGAGCTGATCGCCGACATGGTCGTGATGATCGGTTCGCTGGACCCGGTGTTCGGCGAGGTCGACCGCTAGCGGAAGCCGCGCGCCATCAACGCGGCGCAGAGCGGGATTAGCATCAGCAACGTGACTTCGAGCGCGAGCAGCGCGCGCGTCTGCGCGTATGCGCGGCGCTCGATGCGGATCGTTCCGTCCGCCAGCGCGGTCGCGCCGAGGCGCAGGAAGTGGATCGTCGGCGGGATCGAGAGCAGCGCCCCGGCGGCGAACAGCGCCATCTTCGTCCAGAAGATCGGGTTGTGCAGAAAGTACGCGGCGGTCTTCGGCGAGTAGATCAGCCGCAGGATCCCGCTGACGATCACGAGCCCGGCGACGATACCGTAGGCGCGGTCGACCGACCGCAGCCGCGCGAACGTCGGCCCGGCGAGGACCTCGCGGTAGAAGAAGACCTCGGCGAACAGGCAGCCGGCGAGGGTGAAGATCAGGCCGAAGTGCAGCCAAGCGAGCAGCGCGTCGAGCAGCATGGCGGACAGGTTCAACCGACCCCTCGGCGCGGTCCCGCCTACCCGGTTTTGCGTATGGGGGAGTCGACCCGCCCGGCGTTAGGGTGTAGCCGAGGAGGACTGCTCCATGACCAAAATCACGGCTCTCGCCGTCGGCCTGGGCGTGCTGACCGCCTCGTGCTCCGGCGGGCACGGCGCGACGACCCTGCCGCCCCCCGGCCGCGGCGCTTCGGCGTCCGGGGCCAGCACCATGGGCGCGCACAACCTGCGCCCGAAGTCGATCGCCGCGCCGGCCGGCTGGGCCGCGACCGGGACGGGCGCGCTCCCGCTGGCGAACGCCACCGACCTGGGCCAGCTCGACCGCGGCAAAA comes from the Candidatus Eremiobacterota bacterium genome and includes:
- a CDS encoding DUF2214 family protein, with amino-acid sequence MNLSAMLLDALLAWLHFGLIFTLAGCLFAEVFFYREVLAGPTFARLRSVDRAYGIVAGLVIVSGILRLIYSPKTAAYFLHNPIFWTKMALFAAGALLSIPPTIHFLRLGATALADGTIRIERRAYAQTRALLALEVTLLMLIPLCAALMARGFR